From Pseudomonas poae, the proteins below share one genomic window:
- a CDS encoding TetR/AcrR family transcriptional regulator — protein MKITKTQSLANRAHIVETASELFRERGYDGVGVAELMATAGFTQGGFYKHFGSKADLMAEAAENSLSKSLSGVFNLDIPGFVDLYVSRDHRDGRGAGCTLAALCGDAARQSDDLKATFASGVENTLAALQEKYAAGLESTTQEARAKMIDLLAHAIGAVMLSRACPDDSPLADEILQTCRAQIMAALPPSKDSSR, from the coding sequence ATGAAGATCACCAAGACCCAATCACTCGCCAACCGAGCCCATATCGTGGAGACGGCGTCAGAGCTGTTTCGTGAGCGTGGTTACGATGGCGTGGGTGTGGCGGAGCTTATGGCTACGGCTGGTTTTACCCAGGGCGGCTTTTACAAGCACTTCGGTTCCAAGGCGGATTTGATGGCGGAAGCCGCTGAAAACAGCCTTTCAAAATCCCTGTCGGGTGTTTTCAATCTCGACATCCCGGGGTTTGTAGACCTATACGTGTCGAGGGATCACCGAGACGGCAGGGGAGCGGGTTGTACCCTGGCAGCCCTGTGTGGGGACGCCGCCCGTCAGTCAGATGATTTGAAAGCGACCTTTGCCAGTGGCGTTGAAAACACGCTTGCAGCCCTTCAAGAAAAGTACGCAGCAGGTCTGGAGAGCACGACGCAAGAGGCACGCGCAAAAATGATCGACCTGTTGGCCCATGCGATCGGTGCGGTCATGCTGTCACGGGCGTGTCCGGATGACTCCCCGCTGGCGGACGAAATACTGCAAACGTGCCGTGCGCAAATAATGGCAGCACTGCCACCGAGTAAAGACAGCAGCCGGTGA
- a CDS encoding MFS transporter, whose translation MNKYTPHTWEPHERPSLPGSPSTPLHPTHKRWLFALVGVLVAITGGLGNALVIANLQYLQGALGATTAEMAWLPAAYVMTNVCMNLLLVKFRQQFGLRAFTEVFLVLYALVTFAHLFVNDLNSAIAVRAAHGMVGAALSSLGLYYMIQAFPAKWRLKALVLGLGTAQLALPLARLFSEDLLQIAEWRGLYLFELGMALICLGCVFLLKLPPGDRFKTFEKLDFLTFAILATGVALLCAVLSLGRIDWWLEAPWIGVASACSLVLIMAGLAIEHNRANPMLMTRWLGSGVMIRLALAVILIRMVLSEQSTGAVGFMQMLNMSYQQMHTLYVVMLAGAIAGLAVSALTINPAHLLMPLVISLALMATGSVMDSFSSNLTRPQNLYISQFLLGFGGTFFLGPTMVLGTKNVLTNPRNLVSFSVMFGICQNLGGLIGAALLGTFQIVREKYHSSMIVEHLTLLDPRVAARVQSGGSAYGGIVADPELRNLMGIRSLATAATREANVMAYNDVFMLIAIIAILTMIWIFIRSLWLMSTTKAAATPVQPSGATS comes from the coding sequence ATGAACAAATACACCCCCCACACCTGGGAACCCCACGAGCGCCCGAGCCTGCCCGGTTCGCCGTCGACGCCGTTGCACCCGACGCACAAGCGTTGGTTGTTCGCGCTGGTCGGTGTACTCGTGGCCATCACCGGCGGCCTGGGCAACGCGCTGGTGATCGCCAACCTGCAATACCTGCAAGGCGCACTGGGTGCGACTACCGCCGAAATGGCCTGGCTGCCCGCCGCCTATGTGATGACCAACGTGTGCATGAACTTGCTGTTGGTAAAGTTTCGCCAGCAGTTCGGCCTGCGGGCGTTTACCGAGGTGTTCCTGGTGCTGTATGCGCTGGTGACTTTCGCCCACTTGTTCGTCAACGACCTCAATTCGGCCATCGCCGTGCGGGCGGCCCACGGCATGGTGGGGGCCGCGTTGAGTTCGTTGGGTTTGTACTACATGATCCAGGCGTTTCCGGCGAAGTGGCGCCTGAAGGCCCTGGTACTCGGGCTGGGCACTGCGCAGTTGGCCTTGCCGCTGGCGCGGTTGTTCTCCGAAGACTTGCTGCAAATCGCCGAATGGCGCGGCCTGTACCTGTTCGAGCTGGGCATGGCGCTGATCTGCCTGGGCTGCGTATTCCTGCTCAAACTGCCGCCTGGCGACCGCTTCAAGACCTTTGAAAAACTCGACTTCCTCACCTTCGCCATTCTCGCCACCGGCGTGGCCTTGCTCTGTGCGGTGCTGTCCCTGGGGCGTATCGATTGGTGGCTGGAGGCGCCGTGGATCGGCGTGGCCTCGGCCTGCTCCCTGGTATTGATCATGGCTGGCCTGGCCATCGAGCATAACCGCGCCAACCCGATGCTGATGACCCGCTGGCTGGGCAGTGGCGTGATGATCCGCCTGGCGCTGGCGGTGATCCTGATTCGCATGGTGCTGTCCGAGCAGTCCACCGGCGCGGTGGGGTTCATGCAGATGCTGAACATGAGCTACCAGCAGATGCACACCCTGTACGTGGTGATGCTGGCTGGCGCGATTGCCGGGCTAGCGGTCAGTGCGCTGACGATCAACCCGGCGCACTTGCTGATGCCGTTGGTGATTTCCCTGGCGCTGATGGCCACAGGGTCGGTGATGGACAGTTTTTCGAGTAACCTGACGCGGCCGCAAAACCTGTATATCAGCCAGTTCCTGCTAGGCTTCGGCGGTACGTTCTTCCTCGGGCCGACCATGGTGCTCGGCACCAAAAACGTGTTGACCAACCCGCGCAACCTGGTGAGCTTTTCGGTGATGTTCGGGATCTGCCAAAACCTCGGCGGCCTGATTGGCGCGGCGTTGTTGGGGACGTTTCAGATCGTGCGCGAGAAATATCACTCCAGCATGATCGTGGAGCACCTGACCCTGCTCGACCCGCGTGTGGCCGCACGCGTGCAGAGCGGCGGTTCGGCCTATGGCGGCATCGTCGCCGACCCGGAGCTGCGCAACCTGATGGGCATTCGCAGCCTGGCCACGGCGGCCACGCGTGAGGCGAATGTTATGGCTTACAACGATGTCTTCATGCTGATCGCGATCATCGCGATCCTGACCATGATCTGGATCTTTATCCGCAGTCTGTGGCTGATGAGCACCACCAAAGCAGCAGCCACTCCCGTTCAACCCAGCGGCGCAACTTCATGA
- a CDS encoding HlyD family secretion protein, whose amino-acid sequence MTEPSTTTTTAIASTPEGSTPPGAVPTELRPLRVRIISSLGFAAIAIVGVLIVLYAWQLPPFSSAVETTENALVRGQVTIIGPQLSGYVFEVPVQDFQYVKAGDLLVRLDDRIYRQRLDQALAQLAVQKAALANVVQQRNSAEATIKLRQAALVDSQAQARKSTADLRRNEELISDGSVSKRELDVTRAANAQTIAAVAQAQASLEIARQDLQTVIVNRGSLEAAVASAEAAVELARIDLSNTRITAPRDGQLGQIGVRLGAYVNSGAQLMALVPKQLWVIANMKETQMDNVQVGQPVTFTVDALNHRKFHGTVQHISPATGSEFSLLQADNATGNFVKIAQRVPVRITVDPDQAESERLRPGLSVVVSIDTAGRLKNSPP is encoded by the coding sequence ATGACCGAACCTTCGACCACCACCACCACCGCCATCGCTTCCACCCCGGAGGGCAGTACGCCGCCAGGCGCCGTGCCCACCGAGCTGCGGCCGTTGCGGGTGCGCATCATCTCGTCATTGGGCTTTGCCGCGATTGCCATCGTCGGCGTGCTGATCGTGCTGTATGCCTGGCAGTTGCCGCCGTTCAGCAGCGCGGTGGAAACCACTGAAAACGCCCTGGTGCGCGGCCAGGTGACGATCATTGGCCCGCAGCTCAGCGGCTATGTGTTTGAAGTGCCGGTGCAGGACTTCCAGTACGTCAAGGCCGGCGACCTGCTGGTGCGCCTTGATGACCGTATCTACCGGCAGCGCCTCGACCAGGCATTGGCGCAATTGGCGGTGCAGAAGGCCGCGCTGGCGAATGTGGTACAGCAACGCAACAGCGCCGAAGCCACGATCAAACTGCGCCAGGCCGCGCTGGTGGACAGTCAGGCCCAGGCGCGTAAAAGCACCGCCGATCTGCGCCGCAATGAAGAGCTGATCAGCGACGGATCGGTCTCCAAGCGCGAGCTGGACGTAACCCGCGCCGCCAATGCGCAGACGATCGCGGCGGTGGCCCAGGCCCAGGCCAGCCTGGAAATCGCCCGCCAGGATTTGCAGACGGTGATCGTCAATCGCGGCTCCCTGGAAGCGGCGGTGGCCAGTGCCGAAGCGGCGGTGGAGCTGGCGCGCATCGATCTGTCCAACACCCGCATCACCGCGCCGCGTGACGGCCAGCTGGGGCAGATCGGCGTGCGACTCGGCGCCTACGTCAACTCCGGCGCGCAGTTGATGGCGCTGGTGCCGAAGCAGTTGTGGGTGATCGCCAACATGAAAGAAACCCAGATGGATAACGTGCAGGTCGGCCAGCCGGTGACGTTTACCGTGGATGCGCTTAACCACCGCAAGTTTCACGGCACGGTGCAGCATATTTCCCCGGCGACCGGGTCGGAGTTCAGCCTGTTGCAGGCGGACAACGCCACCGGCAACTTTGTGAAAATCGCCCAACGGGTGCCGGTGCGGATCACGGTGGATCCGGACCAGGCCGAGAGCGAGCGCTTGCGGCCGGGGTTGTCTGTAGTCGTCAGCATCGACACCGCCGGCCGCCTGAAAAACTCACCGCCCTGA
- a CDS encoding aldose 1-epimerase — MSSNFVELQDQFTHLTLAPAVGGSIVNWSVRATGQPLLRHSDEHAINTGLPGKLGCYPLAPWSNRIAEGGFDNPDGWLVLTPNNPLDPLPIHGSAWQQAWQLVSQSADEVVLAMECDTPFAYRAEQRFRLHDGELSIGLRVTHLAAKPAWHGLGLHPYLPRRPGTRLQAKAAQVWLSDASKLPTGLTSIPADWDFSQPKALPEGLVDNGFCQWDGQCVIEQPELGYTLECQASGADYFLLFCPPGLGFFCIEPVSHPVNAHHLSGRPGLKLLEQGQSTQLDFSLKYCPLQG, encoded by the coding sequence ATGTCTTCGAACTTCGTCGAACTCCAGGATCAATTCACCCACCTCACCCTGGCCCCCGCTGTGGGCGGCAGCATCGTCAACTGGAGCGTGCGCGCCACCGGGCAGCCGTTGTTGCGCCATAGCGATGAGCACGCGATCAATACCGGGTTGCCGGGCAAGCTGGGGTGCTATCCACTTGCGCCGTGGTCCAACCGGATCGCCGAAGGCGGTTTTGACAACCCCGACGGTTGGCTGGTACTGACGCCCAACAACCCGCTGGATCCGCTGCCGATTCACGGCTCGGCCTGGCAGCAGGCGTGGCAGCTGGTCAGCCAGTCGGCGGATGAAGTGGTGCTGGCGATGGAGTGCGACACGCCATTTGCCTATCGCGCCGAGCAGCGGTTTCGCTTGCACGACGGTGAACTGAGTATCGGACTGCGCGTCACGCACCTGGCCGCAAAGCCCGCATGGCATGGGCTGGGGCTGCACCCCTACCTGCCGCGTCGACCGGGTACACGCCTGCAGGCCAAGGCTGCACAGGTGTGGTTGAGTGATGCGTCCAAGCTGCCCACAGGGCTGACCTCAATTCCGGCAGACTGGGACTTCAGCCAGCCCAAGGCGCTGCCGGAGGGCCTGGTGGACAATGGGTTCTGCCAGTGGGACGGGCAGTGTGTGATCGAGCAACCGGAGCTTGGGTATACCCTGGAATGCCAGGCGAGCGGGGCCGATTACTTCCTGCTGTTCTGCCCGCCGGGGCTGGGGTTCTTTTGCATCGAGCCGGTGAGCCATCCGGTGAATGCGCATCACCTGTCGGGGCGGCCTGGCCTGAAGTTGTTGGAGCAAGGCCAGTCAACCCAACTCGATTTCAGCCTGAAATACTGCCCACTGCAAGGGTGA
- a CDS encoding TRAP transporter large permease, translating into MDALILLGSFIALILIGMPVAYALGLSALIGAWWIDIPFQALMIQVAGGVNKFSLMAIPFFVLAGAIMAEGGMSRRLVAFAGVLVGFVRGGLSLVNIMASTFFGAISGSSVADTASVGSVLIPEMERRGYPREFATAVTISGSVQALLTPPSHNSVLYSLAAGGTVSIASLFMAGVVPGLLMSACLMVLCLIFAKKRDYPKGEVIPLKQALKICADALWGLMAMVIILGGILSGIFTATESAAIAVLWAFFVTMFIYRDYKWSELPKLMHRTVRTISIVMILIAFAASFGYIMTLMQIPAKITTMFLTLSDNRYVILMCINMMLLLLGTVMDMAPLILILTPILLPVILGIGVDPVHFGMIMLVNLGIGLITPPVGAVLFVGAAVGKVSIEKTVKALLPFYGVLFLVLMAVTYIPALSLWLPSVVL; encoded by the coding sequence ATGGACGCATTGATTCTGTTGGGCAGCTTTATCGCCTTGATCCTGATCGGCATGCCGGTGGCTTACGCCCTCGGGCTGTCGGCGCTGATTGGCGCGTGGTGGATCGACATTCCGTTCCAGGCCCTGATGATTCAGGTGGCGGGCGGGGTGAACAAATTTTCGCTGATGGCGATTCCGTTCTTCGTGCTGGCCGGGGCGATCATGGCCGAGGGCGGCATGTCGCGCCGGTTGGTGGCGTTTGCCGGGGTGCTGGTGGGCTTCGTGCGCGGTGGTTTGTCGTTGGTCAACATCATGGCCTCGACATTTTTCGGGGCGATTTCCGGCTCGTCGGTGGCGGACACCGCCTCGGTCGGCTCGGTGCTGATCCCGGAAATGGAACGCCGTGGTTACCCCCGGGAGTTTGCTACCGCCGTGACCATCAGCGGCTCGGTGCAGGCGCTGCTGACCCCGCCCAGCCATAACTCGGTGCTCTACTCCCTGGCAGCGGGTGGCACGGTGTCGATCGCCTCGCTGTTTATGGCCGGCGTAGTCCCGGGCCTGCTGATGAGCGCGTGCCTGATGGTGCTGTGCCTGATTTTCGCGAAGAAACGCGACTACCCCAAGGGCGAAGTCATCCCCTTGAAACAGGCGCTGAAAATCTGCGCCGATGCGCTCTGGGGCCTGATGGCCATGGTGATCATCCTCGGCGGCATCCTTTCGGGCATCTTCACCGCCACCGAGTCCGCGGCAATCGCCGTGCTCTGGGCGTTTTTCGTGACCATGTTCATCTACCGCGACTACAAATGGAGCGAGCTGCCCAAGCTGATGCACCGCACGGTGCGCACCATTTCCATCGTGATGATCCTGATCGCCTTCGCCGCCAGCTTCGGCTACATCATGACCCTGATGCAGATACCGGCGAAGATCACCACGATGTTCCTGACCCTGTCGGACAACCGTTACGTGATCCTGATGTGCATCAACATGATGCTGCTGTTGCTCGGCACGGTGATGGACATGGCGCCGCTGATTTTGATCCTTACGCCGATCCTGCTGCCGGTGATCCTCGGCATCGGCGTCGACCCGGTGCACTTCGGCATGATCATGCTGGTCAACCTCGGCATCGGCCTGATTACCCCGCCGGTGGGCGCGGTGTTGTTTGTGGGCGCGGCGGTGGGCAAGGTCAGCATCGAGAAAACCGTGAAGGCTTTGCTGCCGTTTTACGGCGTATTGTTTTTGGTGTTGATGGCCGTGACCTATATTCCGGCGCTGTCGCTGTGGCTTCCAAGCGTGGTGCTGTAA
- a CDS encoding TRAP transporter small permease produces MKNLLLRINDRIYMTCIWVAGLSVLGVALIIPWGIFARYVLGTGSSWPEPTAILLMLVFTFIGAAASYRAGAHMSVAMITDRLPPAQRRIVGIVSQLLMATICLFMTIWGSKLCLSTWNQFMSAIPTLRVGITYMPIPIGGLLTLVFVLEKLLLGDQSQRRVVRFDLVEESEGAA; encoded by the coding sequence ATGAAGAATTTACTGCTGCGCATCAACGACCGCATCTACATGACCTGTATCTGGGTCGCCGGCCTCTCGGTACTGGGGGTCGCGCTGATCATTCCCTGGGGCATCTTCGCCCGCTACGTCCTCGGCACCGGCTCCAGCTGGCCGGAACCCACCGCCATTCTGCTGATGCTGGTATTCACCTTCATCGGCGCCGCCGCCAGTTATCGCGCCGGCGCGCATATGTCGGTGGCGATGATCACCGACCGCCTGCCCCCCGCCCAACGCCGCATCGTCGGCATCGTTTCCCAGCTGCTGATGGCGACCATTTGCCTGTTCATGACCATCTGGGGCAGCAAGTTGTGCCTGTCCACCTGGAACCAGTTCATGAGCGCCATCCCCACCCTGCGCGTGGGCATCACCTATATGCCGATCCCGATCGGCGGGTTGCTGACCCTGGTGTTCGTGCTGGAAAAACTCCTGCTGGGCGATCAGAGCCAGCGGCGCGTGGTGCGCTTTGACCTGGTTGAAGAAAGCGAAGGGGCTGCCTGA
- a CDS encoding TRAP transporter substrate-binding protein yields MDFKRTLLAAAFFTLSSAAHALEIKFADIHPDGYPTVVAEKNMGAALTKESNGELTFKFFPGGVLGSEKEVVEQAQVGAIQMARVSLGIVGPVVPDVNVFNLPFVFRDQAHMRKVIDGEIGDEILAKITDSQFGLVALAWMDGGTRNLYTKKPVRKIEDLKGMKIRVQGNPLFIEAFNEMGANGIAMDTGEIFSALQTGVIDGAENNPPTLLEHNHFQNAKYYTLTEHLILPEPIVMSKITWNKLSPAQQDMVKKAAKAAQADERVLWDAKSASSETKLKAAGVEFITVDKKPFYDATAPVRAKYGAAYADIIKRIDAVQ; encoded by the coding sequence ATGGACTTCAAACGCACCTTGCTCGCCGCTGCATTCTTCACCCTCAGCAGCGCCGCCCACGCGCTGGAAATCAAATTTGCCGACATCCACCCGGATGGCTACCCCACCGTGGTCGCCGAAAAGAACATGGGCGCGGCCCTAACCAAAGAAAGCAATGGCGAACTGACGTTCAAGTTTTTCCCTGGCGGCGTCCTGGGCTCCGAGAAAGAGGTGGTCGAACAGGCCCAGGTCGGCGCCATCCAGATGGCCCGGGTCAGCCTCGGCATCGTCGGCCCGGTGGTGCCGGACGTGAACGTGTTCAACCTGCCGTTCGTGTTCCGTGACCAGGCGCACATGCGCAAGGTCATCGACGGCGAGATCGGTGATGAGATCCTCGCCAAAATTACCGACTCGCAGTTCGGCCTCGTGGCCTTGGCCTGGATGGACGGCGGCACGCGCAACCTCTACACCAAGAAACCAGTGCGCAAGATCGAAGACCTCAAGGGTATGAAGATCCGCGTGCAAGGCAACCCGCTGTTCATCGAAGCCTTCAATGAAATGGGGGCCAATGGCATCGCCATGGACACCGGCGAGATCTTCAGTGCCCTGCAGACCGGCGTGATCGACGGCGCGGAAAACAACCCGCCGACCCTGCTCGAGCACAACCATTTCCAGAACGCCAAGTACTACACCCTCACCGAGCACCTGATCCTGCCCGAGCCCATCGTGATGTCGAAAATCACCTGGAACAAACTCAGCCCTGCGCAACAGGACATGGTGAAAAAAGCTGCCAAGGCCGCCCAGGCTGACGAGCGTGTGTTGTGGGACGCCAAGTCCGCCAGCAGTGAAACCAAGCTCAAGGCCGCCGGTGTCGAGTTCATCACCGTCGACAAAAAACCCTTCTATGACGCCACCGCGCCGGTGCGCGCCAAATACGGTGCGGCTTACGCCGACATCATCAAGCGTATCGACGCCGTTCAGTAA
- a CDS encoding SMP-30/gluconolactonase/LRE family protein, whose translation MTAELIVDARNAVGECPVWVPEENALYWVDIPNGGLQRWNAASGHVAAWKAPQMLACIARTTAGNWVAGMESGFFKLTPHNDGSLDTTALASVEHPRPDMRLNDGRCDRQGRFWAGSMVLNMGANAAEGILYRFASGAPPHAQLDGFITLNGLAFSPDGRTMYASDSHPLVQQIWAFDYDIDTGTPSNRRVFVDMHRHLGRPDGAAVDADGCYWICANDAGLIHRFTPDGRLDRSLNVPVKKPTMCAFGGSRLDTLFVTSIRDDQSQQSVAGGVFALNPGVTGLPEPTFTL comes from the coding sequence ATGACCGCTGAACTGATTGTCGACGCCCGCAATGCCGTGGGCGAATGCCCGGTGTGGGTGCCTGAGGAAAACGCGCTGTACTGGGTGGATATCCCCAACGGCGGCCTGCAACGCTGGAACGCCGCCAGCGGCCATGTCGCCGCCTGGAAAGCCCCGCAGATGCTCGCCTGCATTGCCCGCACCACGGCGGGCAACTGGGTGGCCGGCATGGAAAGCGGTTTTTTTAAGCTGACCCCGCACAATGATGGCAGCCTCGACACCACGGCCCTGGCCAGTGTCGAGCATCCGCGCCCGGACATGCGCCTGAACGACGGCCGCTGTGATCGCCAGGGCCGCTTCTGGGCCGGCAGCATGGTGCTGAATATGGGCGCGAATGCCGCCGAAGGCATCCTCTACCGCTTCGCCTCCGGCGCGCCGCCCCATGCTCAGCTGGACGGGTTCATCACCCTGAACGGCCTGGCCTTCAGCCCCGATGGCCGCACGATGTACGCCTCGGACTCGCACCCGCTGGTGCAACAGATCTGGGCCTTCGACTACGACATCGACACCGGCACGCCGTCCAATCGCCGCGTGTTTGTGGATATGCACCGCCACCTCGGCCGCCCCGACGGCGCCGCGGTGGATGCCGATGGCTGCTACTGGATCTGCGCCAACGACGCCGGGCTGATCCACCGCTTCACCCCCGACGGTCGCCTCGACCGCTCGCTCAACGTACCGGTGAAAAAACCCACCATGTGCGCCTTTGGCGGCAGTCGCCTGGACACACTGTTCGTCACCTCGATTCGTGATGACCAGAGTCAGCAGTCGGTTGCCGGCGGCGTGTTCGCCCTCAACCCCGGCGTCACCGGATTGCCGGAGCCCACGTTCACCCTCTAG
- a CDS encoding OprD family porin gives MSQFARNSSTRLGLIGLGSLAFTLPITTHADGFIDDAKATLNLRNAYFNRNFTNPTNPQGKAEEWTQNFILDAKSGFTQGTVGFGIDVLGLYSQKLDGGKGTGGTQLLPIHDDGRPADNFGRLGVALKTKLSKTELKVGEWMPVLPILRSDDGRSLPQTFRGGQVTSNEIAGLTLYGGQFRGNSPRNDASMEDMFMNGKAAFTSDRFNFGGGEYSFNDKRTQVGVWYAELTDIYQQRYVNLTHSQPVGDWTLGANLGYFTGKEDGSALAGDLDNKTAFALLSAKYLGNTFYVGLQKLTGDSVWMRVNGTSGGTLANDSYNASYDNAKEKSWQVRHDFNFVVLGIPGLTMMNRYISGSNVHTGTITDGKEWGRESELAYTVQSGTLKNLNVRWRNSTMRRDFSNNEFDENRIFISYPISLL, from the coding sequence GTGAGTCAATTCGCCCGCAATTCCTCCACACGCCTGGGCCTCATCGGTCTCGGCAGCCTGGCCTTCACCCTGCCCATCACCACCCACGCCGACGGCTTTATCGACGACGCCAAGGCCACGCTGAACCTGCGCAACGCCTACTTCAACCGCAACTTCACCAACCCGACCAACCCTCAGGGCAAGGCCGAAGAGTGGACGCAAAACTTCATTCTCGACGCCAAGTCCGGCTTTACCCAGGGCACCGTGGGGTTCGGGATTGATGTGCTGGGCTTGTACTCGCAAAAGCTCGACGGCGGCAAAGGCACCGGTGGCACCCAACTGTTGCCGATTCACGATGACGGCCGCCCCGCCGACAACTTCGGGCGCCTGGGCGTGGCGTTGAAAACCAAGCTGTCGAAGACTGAGCTGAAAGTCGGCGAGTGGATGCCGGTGCTGCCTATCCTGCGCTCCGACGATGGCCGCTCCCTGCCCCAGACCTTTCGTGGCGGCCAGGTCACCTCCAATGAAATCGCCGGCCTGACCCTCTACGGCGGGCAATTTCGCGGCAACAGCCCGCGTAACGACGCGAGCATGGAAGACATGTTCATGAACGGCAAAGCCGCCTTCACCTCCGACCGGTTCAACTTCGGCGGCGGCGAATACAGCTTCAATGACAAGCGCACCCAGGTCGGCGTGTGGTACGCCGAATTGACGGATATCTACCAGCAACGCTACGTCAACCTGACCCACAGCCAACCCGTGGGCGACTGGACCCTGGGCGCCAATCTTGGCTACTTCACGGGTAAAGAAGACGGCAGCGCCCTGGCCGGCGACCTCGACAACAAAACTGCGTTCGCCCTGCTCTCGGCCAAATACCTGGGCAACACGTTCTACGTGGGCCTGCAGAAACTGACCGGCGACAGCGTGTGGATGCGGGTCAACGGCACCAGCGGCGGCACCCTGGCCAACGACAGCTACAACGCGAGCTACGATAACGCCAAGGAAAAATCCTGGCAGGTGCGCCATGACTTCAACTTCGTGGTGCTCGGCATTCCCGGACTGACCATGATGAACCGCTATATCAGCGGCAGTAACGTGCACACAGGGACGATCACCGACGGCAAGGAATGGGGCCGCGAGTCGGAACTGGCCTACACGGTGCAGAGCGGTACGCTGAAGAATTTGAATGTGCGGTGGAGGAACTCGACCATGCGTCGGGATTTCAGCAATAACGAGTTTGATGAGAATCGGATTTTTATCAGCTATCCGATTTCTTTGTTGTAA
- the copD gene encoding copper homeostasis membrane protein CopD produces MATLLVLCRFVHFTVVLLMFGACVFRPWLLGAAAQPALDRQLLRISRGLAWLGLFSGVAWLLLITASMAGSWDAALQPATVQLVLGKTFFGQVWAWHLVLNLLLVIVLIKPWPALRLPLSALLLATLAPVGHGAMLDGLSGQLLILNQVVHLVCVGAWLGGLLLLVLILRQPQNYALQPILKRFSGVGYGLVAGLLVTGLINVRVLTGQLWPTPLFNGFALILLIKVLLVLGMLALALLNRLRLDHCEQRPGTLKASVMLEWLLGVSAVAAVSLLGTLPPMILAG; encoded by the coding sequence ATGGCGACCCTGCTGGTGCTGTGCCGCTTCGTGCATTTTACCGTCGTGCTGTTGATGTTCGGGGCCTGTGTATTCAGGCCCTGGCTGCTCGGTGCTGCCGCTCAGCCGGCGCTGGACCGGCAGTTGCTGCGCATTAGTCGCGGCCTGGCCTGGCTGGGGCTGTTCTCCGGCGTGGCCTGGCTGCTGTTGATCACGGCGAGCATGGCCGGCAGTTGGGACGCGGCGCTGCAACCGGCAACCGTACAGTTGGTGCTGGGCAAAACCTTCTTTGGCCAGGTGTGGGCCTGGCATCTGGTGCTGAACCTGCTGCTGGTGATCGTGCTGATCAAACCCTGGCCCGCCCTGCGCCTGCCGTTGAGCGCGCTGTTGCTGGCAACACTGGCCCCGGTGGGCCACGGCGCGATGCTCGATGGGCTGAGCGGGCAATTGCTGATCCTTAACCAGGTGGTGCACCTGGTGTGCGTGGGCGCCTGGCTCGGCGGCTTGCTGTTGCTGGTGTTGATCCTCAGGCAGCCGCAGAACTACGCCCTGCAACCGATCCTCAAGCGTTTCAGTGGCGTGGGTTATGGCCTGGTGGCCGGGTTGCTGGTAACGGGTTTGATCAATGTGCGCGTACTCACCGGGCAGCTTTGGCCCACCCCGCTGTTTAACGGGTTTGCGCTGATTCTGCTGATCAAGGTATTGCTGGTGCTCGGCATGCTGGCACTGGCATTGCTGAACCGGTTACGCCTGGATCACTGCGAGCAAAGACCGGGCACGTTGAAAGCCAGCGTGATGCTGGAATGGTTGCTGGGTGTTTCAGCAGTAGCCGCCGTTTCACTCCTTGGCACGCTGCCCCCCATGATTCTGGCTGGCTGA
- the copC gene encoding copper homeostasis periplasmic binding protein CopC, whose translation MLIKKTLTATALLASLLGASAAFAHAHLKSSEPAADSSVAAPKDLRLTFSEGVEATFTKVSLSKDGTEVAIKGLETPGADKKVLVVTPAAPLAAGNYKVVWNAVSVDTHKSNGEYSFKVGQ comes from the coding sequence ATGCTGATCAAGAAAACGTTGACCGCCACCGCCCTGCTCGCCTCCCTGCTGGGCGCTTCGGCGGCGTTTGCCCACGCCCATCTGAAAAGCTCGGAACCTGCCGCAGACAGCAGCGTCGCCGCCCCCAAAGACCTGCGCTTGACCTTCAGCGAAGGCGTCGAAGCCACCTTCACCAAAGTCTCGCTGAGCAAGGACGGTACCGAGGTCGCAATCAAGGGCCTGGAAACTCCGGGCGCCGACAAGAAAGTCCTGGTGGTCACACCTGCCGCCCCGCTGGCGGCCGGTAACTACAAAGTGGTGTGGAACGCGGTGTCGGTCGACACCCACAAGAGCAACGGCGAATACAGCTTCAAGGTCGGCCAATAA